The Trichosurus vulpecula isolate mTriVul1 chromosome 4, mTriVul1.pri, whole genome shotgun sequence genome contains a region encoding:
- the LOC118849104 gene encoding protocadherin-9, whose amino-acid sequence MDLRDFYLLAALIACLRLDSAIAQELIYTIREELPENVPIGNIPKDLNISHINAATGTSASLVYRLVSKAGDAPLVKVSSSTGEIFTTSNRIDREKLCAGASYAEENECFFELEVVILPNDFFRLIKIKIIVKDTNDNAPMFPSPVINISIPENTLINSRFPIPSATDPDTGVNGVQHYELLNGQSVFGLDIVETPEGEKWPQLIVQQNLDREQKDTYVMKIKVEDGGTPQKSSTAILQVTVSDVNDNRPVFKEGQVEVHIPENAPVGTSVIQLHATDADIGSNAEIRYIFGAQVAPATKRFFALNNTTGLITVQRSLDREETAIHKVTVLASDGSSTPARATVTINVTDVNDNPPNIDLRYIISPINGTVYLSEKDPVNTKIALITVSDKDTDVNGKVICFIEREVPFHLKAVYDNQYLLETSSLLDYEGTKEFSFKIVASDSGKPSLNQTALVRVKLEDENDNPPIFSQPVIELSVSENNRRGLYLTTISATDEDSGKNADIVYQLGPNASFFDLDRKTGVLTASRVFDREEQERFIFTVTARDNGTPPLQSQAAVIVTVLDENDNSPKFTHNHFQFFVSENLPKYSTVGVITVTDADAGENKAVTLSILNDNENFVLDPFSGVIKSNVSFDREQQSSYTFDVKAIDGGQPPRSSTAKVTINVMDVNDNSPVVIYPPSNTSFKLVPLSAIPGSVVAEVFAVDIDTGMNAELKYTIVSGNNKGLFRIDPVTGNITLEEKPAPTDVGLHRLVVNISDLGYPKSLHTLVLVFLYVNDTAGNASHIYDLIRRTMETPLDRNIGDSSQPYQNEDYLTIMIAIVAGAMVVIVVIFVTVLVRCRHASRFKAAQRSKQGAEWMSPNQENKQNKKKKRKKRKSPKSSLLNFVTIEESKPDDAVHEPINGTISLPAELEEQSIGRFDWGPAPPTTFKPNSPDLAKHYKSASPQSAFHLKPDTPISVKKHHVIQELPLDNTFVGGCDTLSKRSSTSSDHFSASECSSQGGFKTKGPLHTRQVNEHFYWSISTAYKCPVNQY is encoded by the coding sequence ATGGACCTGAGGGATTTTTACCTGTTGGCCGCTCTGATTGCCTGTTTAAGGCTGGATTCTGCTATAGCCCAAGAACTTATTTACACTATAAGAGAGGAGCTGCCTGAAAATGTACCCATAGGAAACATACCAAAGGACCTGAACATTTCTCACATCAATGCTGCCACAGGGACCAGTGCCAGCCTCGTCTACAGACTGGTTTCTAAAGCTGGGGATGCCCCCTTGGTCAAAGTGTCCAGTAGCACTGGCGAAATCTTTACCACTTCTAATAGAATAGACAGAGAAAAACTCTGTGCTGGAGCCTCCTATGCTGAAGAGAATGAATGTTTCTTTGAACTTGAAGTGGTGATTCTCCCCAATGATTTCTTTAGActgatcaaaataaaaataattgtaaaggaTACCAATGACAACGCACCGATGTTCCCATCTCCTGTCATCAATATCTCCATTCCAGAAAACACTTTGATCAACAGCCGATTTCCAATCCCATCAGCCACAGATCCTGACACAGGTGTCAATGGTGTGCAGCACTATGAATTGTTAAATGGACAGAGTGTATTTGGCTTGGATATCGTGGAAACACCAGAGGGAGAGAAGTGGCCCCAATTGATTGTACAGCAAAACTTGGATAGAGAGCAGAAAGATACCTATGTGATGAAAATCAAAGTGGAAGATGGAGGCACCCCTCAGAAATCCAGCACAGCCATACTGCAAGTCACAGTAAGTGATGTTAATGACAACAGGCCAGTGTTTAAAGAGGGTCAGGTGGAGGTTCATATTCCAGAAAATGCCCCTGTAGGTACTTCTGTCATTCAGCTTCATGCCACCGATGCAGATATAGGAAGCAATGCAGAAATCCGATATATTTTTGGTGCCCAAGTTGCTCCTGCAACCAAAAGATTCTTCGCTTTAAATAATACTACAGGGCTGATTACAGTCCAGAGGTCCTTAGACCGAGAGGAGACTGCCATTCACAAAGTGACAGTGCTGGCTAGTGATGGTAGTTCCACTCCTGCCCGGGCCACAGTTACTATTAATGTCACCGATGTAAATGATAACCCTCCTAACATAGACCTCAGGTACATTATAAGTCCCATCAATGGCACGGTGTACTTATCTGAGAAAGATCCTGTCAATACAAAGATTGCCCTAATTACAGTTTCAGATAAGGACACTGACGTGAATGGCAAAGTGATCTGTTTCATTGAAAGAGAGGTCCCATTTCACTTGAAGGCAGTTTACGACAACCAGTATTTGTTAGAGACTTCTTCCTTGTTGGACTATGAGGGCACCAAAGAATTCAGCTTTAAAATTGTTGCCTCTGATTCTGGGAAGCCCAGTTTGAACCAGACTGCCCTGGTAAGAGTTAAGCTGGAGGATGAAAATGACAACCCTCCAATTTTCAGCCAGCCTGTAATTGAGCTGTCAGTTTCTGAAAACAACCGACGGGGGCTATACTTAACAACTATTAGTGCCACAGACGAAGACAGTGGGAAAAATGCAGACATTGTTTATCAGCTTGGACCGAATGCCTCCTTCTTTGATCTGGACAGAAAGACAGGGGTCTTGACGGCCTCCAGAGTTTTTGACCGGGAAGAGCAAGAAAGGTTCATTTTCACTGTAACTGCTAGGGACAATGGGACCCCTCCCCTGCAGAGTCAAGCTGCTGTGATAGTTACTGTGCTGGATGAGAATGACAATAGTCCTAAGTTTACTCATAATCACTTTCAGTTCTTTGTATCTGAGAACTTACCAAAGTATAGTACGGTTGGGGTGATCACTGTGACAGATGCAGATGCTGGGGAGAATAAAGCTGTGACCCTTTCTATCCTGAATGACAATGAGAATTTTGTGTTGGATCCTTTCTCTGGGGTTATAAAGTCAAATGTCTCCTTTGACCGAGAACAGCAGAGCTCCTATACCTTTGATGTCAAGGCCATTGATGGAGGGCAACCACCCCGTTCCTCTACTGCCAAGGTTACCATCAATGTCATGGATGTCAATGACAATAGCCCTGTTGTCATCTACCCACCTTCTAATACTTCTTTCAAGTTGGTACCACTTTCAGCCATCCCTGGCTCAGTGGTAGCAGAAGTATTTGCTGTGGATATTGACACTGGAATGAATGCTGAACTTAAATATACAATAGTCAGTGGGAACAACAAAGGCTTATTCCGTATTGATCCAGTGACGGGCAACATTACTTTGGAAGAAAAACCAGCTCCTACAGATGTGGGGCTGCACCGTTTAGTGGTCAACATCAGTGATCTGGGGTATCCTAAGTCTTTGCATACCCTTGTGCTTGTTTTTTTGTATGTCAATGACACTGCAGGAAATGCTTCTCATATTTATGACTTGATTAGGAGGACTATGGAGACCCCCTTGGACAGGAACATAGGGGACAGTAGTCAACCCTATCAAAATGAAGACTATCTCACAATCATGATTGCCATTGTGGCAGGGGCCATGGTGGTCATAGTGGTGATCTTTGTCACTGTCCTGGTTCGCTGTCGCCATGCATCTAGGTTCAAAGCGGCTCAGAGGAGCAAGCAAGGTGCTGAGTGGATGTCTCCTAACCAAGAGAacaaacagaacaagaaaaagaaaaggaagaaaaggaagtcaCCTAAGAGTTCGCTTTTGAACTTTGTTACCATTGAGGAATCCAAACCTGATGATGCGGTCCATGAACCTATCAACGGGACCATAAGCCTGCCAGCAGAGCTGGAGGAGCAAAGTATAGGAAGATTTGACTGGGGCCCAGCACCCCCAACAACCTTCAAGCCCAACAGCCCTGACCTAGCTAAGCATTATAAATCTGCCTCTCCACAATCTGCTTTTCATCTCAAACCAGACACTCCAATATCAGTGAAAAAGCACCACGTGATTCAGGAACTTCCCCTGGACAACACCTTTGTCGGGGGTTGTGACACCCTTTCGAAACGATCTTCCACTAGTTCAGACCACTTCAGTGCCTCAGAGTGCAGTTCCCAAGGAGGCTTCAAGACAAAGGGCCCCTTACACACCAGACAGGTAAACGAGCACTTTTACTGGTCTATAAGTACTGCATACAAGTGCCCAGTCAACCAGTATTAA